A window of Lysobacter sp. TY2-98 genomic DNA:
GTGACGCGGCAGGCCGACTCGTCCAGCGCGTGGAATTCCCAGCGTCCCTTGAGGCGACGGAAGGGCCCGTCCACCAGCTGCAGGTCGATGTGGTGCGGCGGTGCGAGCGTGTTCTCGGTGACGAACCAGGTGCGGAAAGCGGCGACGCGCAGGTCGAGCCGCGCCTTCATTCGATCCGTCGATTCCTCGAGCACGGTCGCGCCGTCGCACCAGTCGAAACGCGACGGATAGGCGCGGACGTCGTTGACCAGCCCGAACATGCGGGCGGCGGAATGCTCGACGAGCGCCGTGCGGCGGATGGTGGGCATCTGCAGTCCTTCTCGCCGGGCCGCCCCGCGATCGGGGACAATGGCGCGATGAGCAAGAATTCGAAGGGTAAGGCCGGCAAGGATAAGTCAAAGGCCGCCGGCGGCACGATCGCGCTGAACAAGCGCGCGCGCCACGAGTACCACCTCGAGGAGCGCACCGAGGCCGGTCTCGCGCTGCAGGGCTGGGAGCTGAAGGCCATCCGTGCCGGTCGCGCCAACATCGGTGAGGCGTATGCCGTGGTGCGCAACGGCG
This region includes:
- a CDS encoding SRPBCC family protein; the encoded protein is MPTIRRTALVEHSAARMFGLVNDVRAYPSRFDWCDGATVLEESTDRMKARLDLRVAAFRTWFVTENTLAPPHHIDLQLVDGPFRRLKGRWEFHALDESACRVTLTLEFEPTVKLLGGAFALGFQSLADRMVDDFVKAADRGDA